A single Lolium perenne isolate Kyuss_39 chromosome 6, Kyuss_2.0, whole genome shotgun sequence DNA region contains:
- the LOC127306360 gene encoding probable amino acid permease 7: MGGGGGGGGGGGGGGDRQTEPLLEKLSEPSYNSSEEHLVQRTGTIWTAMAHIVTAVIGSGVLSLAWSVAQLGWVAGPAAIVLFAGVTAVQSSLLADCYISRDPDERGVFVRNKSYVQAVRFYLGEKSRLFCVFFLSVNLFGSGVVYTLTSATSMRAIQKANCYHREGHDTASCSTAGGGSDVYYMLVFGLAQVVLSQIPDFHNMAWLSVFAAVMSFSYSFIGFGLGAAKVIENGVIEGGIGGIALASPMQKVWRVAQALGDIAYAYPYTLALLEIQDTLRSPPAESETMKTASRGSIVVTTFLYLGCGCLGYAAFGDATPGNLLTGFSFYEPYWLVGLANLSVVLHLLGGYQVYGQPAFALAERRFGTGAGVLDVEVPLLGRRRVSLFRLCYRTAYVAATTTVAVWFPYFNQVVGLIGAFSFWPKVIHFPVEMYIVQAKVAPWTAQWLAIRSFSAACLIVCTFASLGSAVGVFGSKRS; the protein is encoded by the exons atgggagggggaggaggaggaggaggaggaggaggaggaggaggcgatcGCCAAACAGAGCCGTTGCTCGAGAAGCTCTCGGAGCCCTCTTACAATTCGTCTGAGGAGCATCTAGTTCAAAGAACCG GCACGATATGGACGGCGATGGCGCACATCGTCACGGCGGTGATAGGCTCCGGCGTTCTGTCGCTGGCGTGGAGCGTGGCCCAGCTCGGCTGGGTCGCCGGCCCTGCGGCCATCGTGCTGTTCGCTGGGGTGACCGCAGTGCAATCCTCGCTGCTCGCTGACTGCTACATTTCTCGCGACCCGGACGAGCGCGGCGTCTTCGTCAGGAACAAGTCTTACGTGCAAGCCGTGCGGTTCTACCTAG GTGAGAAGAGTCGCTTGTTTTGCGTGTTTTTCCTTAGCGTCAACTTGTTTGGGAGCGGTGTGGTGTATACTCTCACCTCGGCCACTAGTATGAG GGCCATTCAGAAAGCGAACTGCTACCACCGTGAAGGCCATGACACTGCCTCATGCTCCACCGCCGGTGGGGGGTCAGATGTCTACTACATGCTCGTGTTTGGCCTCGCGCAAGTGGTTCTGTCGCAGATACCGGACTTCCACAACATGGCATGGCTTTCCGTCTTCGCCGCCGTCATGTCCTTCTCCTACTCCTTCATCGGCTTTGGCCTCGGTGCCGCCAAAGTGATCG AAAATGGAGTGATCGAGGGGGGAATAGGTGGCATTGCCCTGGCATCCCCGATGCAGAAGGTGTGGCGCGTCGCGCAGGCCCTTGGGGACATCGCCTACGCCTATCCTTACACGTTGGCGCTGCTAGAGATCCAG GACACCCTCAGGTCACCGCCGGCTGAGAGCGAGACGATGAAGACGGCGTCGAGGGGTAGCATCGTGGTCACCACCTTCCTATACCTCGGGTGCGGGTGCCTCGGCTACGCGGCGTTCGGCGACGCCACCCCAGGGAACCTCCTCACCGGGTTCAGCTTCTACGAGCCCTACTGGCTCGTCGGCCTCGCCAACCTCtccgtcgtcctccacctcctcggcGGCTACCAGGTGTACGGCCAGCCGGCGTTCGCGCTCGCGGAGAGGCGGTTCGGCACCGGCGCCGGCGTCTTGGACGTGGAGGTGCCGCTGCTTGGCCGGAGGCGCGTGAGCCTGTTCAGGCTGTGCTATCGCACGGCGTACGTGGCAGCGACCACGACGGTGGCGGTGTGGTTCCCCTACTTCAACCAAGTGGTCGGGCTGATCGGCGCCTTCAGCTTCTGGCCCAAGGTCATTCACTTCCCCGTGGAGATGTACATCGTGCAGGCCAAGGTGGCGCCGTGGACCGCGCAGTGGCTTGCCATCCGGTCCTTCAGTGCCGCCTGCCTGATCGTGTGCACCTTCGCCTCCCTTGGCTCCGCCGTGGGGGTGTTCGGATCCAAGAGAAGCTAG
- the LOC127306362 gene encoding probable amino acid permease 7, producing the protein MGEEEGDRRTEALLEKLSESSYNPSEEPQVRRTGTVWTAMAHIITAVIGSGVLSLAWSVAQLGWVGGPTAIVFFAGVTVVQSSLLADCYISRDEDGHGVVVRNKSYVQAVRLYLGEKSRLFCGFFLSISLFGSSVVYTLTSATSMRAIQKANCYHTEGHGAPACSAAGGGSDVYYMVLFGVAQLVLSQIPDFHNMAWLSIFAAVMSFSYSFIGFGLGAAKVIENGVIKGAIGGIALASTTQKVWRVAQALGDIAFAYPFSLVLLEIEDTLRSPPAESETMKKASRASIAVTTFFYLGCGCLGYAAFGDATPGNLLTGFGFYEPYWLIDLANLCVVLHLLGGYQVYSQPAFALAEQWFATEGSSVDLNVFRLCYRTAYVAAATAVAVWFPYFNQVVGLIGAFSFWPLAIHFPVEMYITQAQVAPWTARWLAIRAFSAACLLVCAFASLGSAVGVFGSKES; encoded by the exons AtgggagaagaagaaggcgatcgCCGAACGGAGGCGCTGCTAGAGAAGCTCTCGGAGTCCTCTTACAATCCCTCCGAGGAGCCTCAAGTCAGAAGAACCG GCACGGTATGGACGGCGATGGCGCACATCATCACGGCGGTGATCGGGTCCGGCGTGCTGTCGCTGGCGTGGAGCGTGGCGCAGCTTGGCTGGGTCGGCGGTCCGACGGCGATCGTGTTCTTCGCCGGGGTGACCGTGGTGCAGTCCTCCCTCCTCGCCGACTGCTACATTTCTCGCGACGAGGACGGGCACGGGGTCGTCGTCAGGAACAAGTCCTACGTGCAAGCCGTGAGACTCTACCTAG GTGAGAAGAGCCGCTTGTTTTGCGGTTTTTTCCTTAGCATCAGCTTGTTTGGGAGCAGCGTGGTCTACACTCTCACATCCGCCACTAGTATGAG GGCGATTCAGAAAGCGAACTGCTACCACACTGAAGGCCACGGCGCCCCGGCGTGCTCTGCCGCCGGCGGGGGATCAGACGTGTATTACATGGTCCTGTTCGGCGTCGCTCAATTGGTGCTGTCGCAGATACCGGACTTCCACAACATGGCGTGGCTCTCCATCTTCGCCGCCGTCATGTCCTTCTCCTACTCCTTCATTGGCTTCGGCCTCGGAGCTGCCAAAGTGATCG AGAATGGAGTGATAAAGGGGGCAATCGGAGGTATTGCACTGGCATCCACGACGCAGAAGGTGTGGCGCGTCGCGCAGGCCCTCGGGGACATCGCCTTTGCCTACCCTTTCTCCTTGGTGCTGCTGGAAATAGAG GACACACTGAGGTCGCCACCGGCGGAGAGCGAGACGATGAAGAAGGCGTCGAGGGCTAGCATCGCGGTCAccaccttcttctaccttgggtgCGGGTGCTTGGGCTACGCGGCGTTCGGCGACGCCACCCCGGGCAACCTCCTCACCGGCTTCGGCTTCTACGAGCCCTACTGGCTCATTGACCTCGCCAACCTCtgcgtcgtcctccacctcctcggcGGCTACCAGGTGTACAGCCAACCGGCATTCGCGCTTGCAGAGCAGTGGTTCGCCACCGAGGGCTCCTCCGTCGACTTGAACGTGTTCAGGTTGTGCTATCGCACGGCGTACGTGGCGGCGGCGACAGCTGTGGCGGTGTGGTTCCCCTACTTCAACCAGGTGGTCGGGCTGATCGGCGCCTTCAGCTTCTGGCCGCTAGCCATCCACTTCCCCGTCGAGATGTACATCACGCAGGCACAGGTGGCTCCGTGGACGGCGCGGTGGCTCGCTATCCGGGCCTTCAGCGCCGCCTGCCTGCTCGTCTGCGCCTTCGCCTCCCTCGGCTCCGCCGTGGGGGTGTTCGGTTCCAAGGAAAGCTAG